From Pontibacter actiniarum, a single genomic window includes:
- a CDS encoding Nramp family divalent metal transporter gives MLEPGVHTGKSLEEVHSSIDTTTPTGVWRRLLAFLGPAYLVSVGYMDPGNWATDIAGGSQFGYKLVWVLLMSNLMAILLQSLSARLGVVRGKDLAQASRESYPPYINIPLYVLAEIAIAACDLAEVLGMAIGLQLLFGMPLLWGVSLTVLDTFLLLFLINKGMRKMEAFVLALVTIIGGAFIMEMFFAKPDVSELVTGFIPSIPSSDALYIAIGIIGATVMPHNLYLHSSLVQSRKIDRSPQGIWRAIKYNFIDSAVALNLALFVNAAILILAAAAFYTNGIHHVTEIQDAHEFLAPLLGTKWAPILFAVALIAAGQSSTLTGTLAGQIVMEGYLNLRIQPWLRRMITRLLAVGPALFVIIYYGEDQTGELLVLSQVVLSLQLGFAVIPLIHFVSNKDKMGEFAIGAWMKTGAWLIASVIVILNAKLVLDQIVEWLHEAENPLLIWVLVVPVAVACCLLLLYITLQPFVTGATAHHRPARHQQPVSYQPEAQPAYKRIAVTLDFSDVDNTVLTNAVAIGTPAAEYLLIHIVETAGAFVLGQDIKDMETSSDWDNLQRYADDLRARGYHVRVQLGFGNPKQRIPKIVHNFEADLLVMGSHGHKMVKDLILGTTIDAVRHAVKVPMLII, from the coding sequence ATGCTAGAACCGGGAGTTCATACAGGCAAATCACTGGAAGAGGTCCACTCCTCTATCGATACCACCACGCCTACCGGTGTCTGGAGGCGCCTGCTGGCTTTTTTGGGCCCCGCCTACCTGGTGAGCGTGGGCTACATGGACCCCGGCAACTGGGCAACCGACATAGCCGGGGGCAGTCAGTTTGGCTACAAACTGGTGTGGGTGCTTCTGATGTCGAACCTCATGGCCATCCTGCTGCAGAGCCTGAGTGCCCGCCTGGGCGTGGTGCGCGGCAAGGACCTGGCACAGGCCTCCCGCGAGAGCTATCCGCCGTATATTAACATTCCGCTGTATGTGCTGGCAGAGATCGCCATCGCCGCCTGTGACCTTGCCGAAGTGCTGGGTATGGCCATCGGACTGCAGTTGCTGTTCGGTATGCCGCTGCTATGGGGAGTTAGCCTGACGGTGCTGGACACGTTTTTACTGCTCTTCCTGATAAACAAGGGCATGCGCAAGATGGAGGCCTTCGTGTTAGCGCTTGTCACCATTATTGGTGGTGCGTTTATCATGGAAATGTTTTTCGCCAAACCCGATGTCAGCGAACTGGTAACGGGCTTCATTCCCTCCATCCCCAGCAGCGATGCCCTGTATATCGCAATCGGTATTATTGGAGCTACCGTAATGCCCCATAACCTTTACCTGCACTCTTCCCTGGTGCAGTCCCGCAAGATAGACCGCTCCCCGCAGGGTATCTGGCGGGCCATTAAGTATAACTTTATTGATTCGGCTGTTGCGCTTAATTTGGCCCTCTTTGTTAACGCCGCCATACTTATACTTGCCGCAGCCGCCTTTTATACCAATGGCATCCATCACGTAACGGAGATACAGGATGCGCATGAGTTTCTGGCGCCGCTGCTGGGCACCAAGTGGGCACCCATACTTTTTGCCGTGGCTTTGATTGCAGCGGGGCAAAGCTCCACACTTACCGGCACACTGGCCGGGCAAATAGTGATGGAGGGCTACCTGAACCTGCGCATACAGCCCTGGCTGCGCCGCATGATCACACGCTTACTGGCCGTGGGGCCTGCCCTTTTCGTCATCATTTACTATGGGGAGGATCAGACGGGTGAGCTGCTGGTGCTGAGCCAGGTCGTGCTGAGTTTGCAGCTGGGTTTTGCCGTGATACCTCTCATTCATTTTGTCAGCAACAAAGATAAAATGGGTGAGTTTGCCATCGGTGCCTGGATGAAGACCGGTGCCTGGCTCATCGCCAGTGTTATTGTTATACTTAACGCCAAGCTTGTACTGGACCAGATTGTGGAGTGGCTGCATGAGGCAGAGAACCCGCTTCTGATATGGGTATTGGTGGTGCCAGTAGCGGTGGCCTGCTGTCTGCTACTACTGTACATCACGCTGCAGCCTTTTGTAACAGGTGCTACAGCACACCACCGGCCGGCCAGGCACCAGCAGCCGGTAAGTTATCAGCCGGAGGCACAACCCGCTTACAAACGCATTGCGGTTACACTTGATTTTTCGGACGTAGACAACACGGTGCTGACAAATGCAGTGGCCATCGGCACGCCTGCCGCAGAGTACCTGCTCATACATATCGTGGAAACAGCAGGGGCCTTTGTTCTGGGGCAGGATATAAAGGATATGGAGACCTCCTCTGACTGGGATAACCTGCAGCGCTACGCCGATGATTTGCGCGCCCGGGGGTACCATGTGCGCGTGCAGCTGGGCTTTGGCAACCCGAAACAGCGTATCCCTAAAATAGTGCATAACTTTGAGGCGGACCTGCTGGTTATGGGGTCGCACGGCCATAAAATGGTGAAGGACCTGATTCTGGGAACAACCATCGACGCTGTTCGCCATGCCGTTAAAGTACCAATGCTGATTATATAG
- the mnmE gene encoding tRNA uridine-5-carboxymethylaminomethyl(34) synthesis GTPase MnmE: MIHTDFSNDTIVAVATAPGVGAIAVIRLSGPEAISITNSVFKGKDLARQACHTIHFGTIREEEKVLDEVLVSLFVAPHSYTKENVVEISCHGSDYIVQQIVQLLLKRGARLANAGEFTKRAFLNGQFDLAQAEAVADLISSDSALSHEVAMKQMRGGFSQEIKRLRAELVHFASMIELELDFGEEDVEFADREQLRTLISNIQRIIRELLKSFELGNVIKNGVPTVIVGNPNAGKSTLLNKLLNEEKAIVSDVPGTTRDFIEDEINIEGITFRFIDTAGLRETTDKVEAIGVERTMQKLSQSSLIIYLFDITEVTAAQVQAELDRLNPKKLPLVAVANKIDRAPADKVAAFESIEGLVTISAAEGANLDELKQALVEKVNLGKLNTQSQTIVTNLRHVDSLNKTYAALDDVLNGLGLGMSGDLVAADIRRALYSLGEITGEITTDDLLDNIFTKFCIGK; this comes from the coding sequence TTGATCCATACAGATTTTTCTAACGATACCATCGTAGCCGTAGCTACAGCCCCCGGCGTGGGAGCCATTGCGGTCATCAGGCTTTCCGGCCCTGAAGCCATCAGTATTACCAACAGCGTTTTCAAAGGCAAAGACTTAGCCAGGCAAGCCTGCCACACCATCCACTTCGGTACCATCCGGGAGGAAGAAAAGGTGCTGGACGAAGTGCTGGTGTCGCTGTTTGTAGCACCTCACTCCTATACCAAAGAGAATGTGGTAGAAATATCCTGCCACGGCTCTGATTATATTGTGCAGCAAATTGTACAGCTGCTGCTAAAGCGTGGCGCCCGCCTGGCCAATGCCGGTGAGTTTACAAAACGTGCTTTCCTGAACGGGCAGTTCGACCTGGCACAGGCCGAAGCCGTAGCCGATCTGATTTCTTCCGACTCCGCCCTCTCCCATGAGGTGGCCATGAAACAGATGCGTGGCGGCTTTTCGCAGGAGATCAAGCGTCTGCGTGCCGAGCTCGTACACTTTGCCTCTATGATTGAGCTCGAGCTGGATTTTGGCGAGGAAGACGTAGAGTTTGCTGACCGTGAGCAACTGCGGACCCTTATCAGCAACATTCAACGCATCATTCGGGAGCTGCTGAAGTCTTTTGAGCTGGGTAACGTGATCAAAAACGGCGTGCCGACGGTGATTGTGGGCAATCCGAATGCCGGTAAATCAACCCTGCTCAACAAGCTACTGAACGAGGAAAAAGCTATTGTATCAGACGTTCCCGGTACTACCCGCGACTTCATCGAAGACGAGATCAACATCGAAGGCATCACCTTCCGCTTTATCGATACAGCCGGTTTAAGAGAGACAACAGACAAAGTAGAAGCGATTGGTGTAGAACGTACCATGCAGAAGCTGAGCCAGTCGTCGCTGATCATTTATCTTTTCGATATTACCGAAGTAACCGCTGCCCAGGTACAGGCCGAACTGGACAGACTGAATCCAAAGAAACTTCCTTTAGTAGCAGTGGCCAATAAGATAGACCGTGCCCCAGCCGATAAAGTTGCTGCTTTCGAAAGTATAGAAGGCCTTGTGACCATCTCTGCCGCCGAAGGTGCCAACCTGGACGAGCTAAAGCAGGCATTGGTAGAAAAAGTAAACCTGGGCAAGCTCAACACGCAAAGCCAGACCATCGTCACCAACCTGCGCCACGTCGACAGCCTGAACAAAACCTACGCCGCCCTTGACGATGTGCTTAACGGCCTTGGTCTGGGCATGAGCGGTGATTTGGTTGCAGCCGATATCCGCCGCGCGCTCTACAGCTTAGGTGAAATAACTGGTGAAATCACCACGGATGACCTGTTGGACAATATCTTCACGAAGTTCTGTATTGGTAAGTAG
- a CDS encoding thioredoxin family protein, giving the protein MKKIKTHIALLALPLLGLACNKATPPSASADQRIEQQEVSAAVAPTPAVEAKADKKPEKIEWLSMEQAAARIKEEPRKVVIDVYTDWCGWCKKMDKETFTDPEVAKLVNDHFYAVKLDAEGKEPITLNGQTFQFKPEYKSHELAVALLNGQMSFPTTVYLDENMNMLAPVPGYLDAKNFSKILRYFGENHHKEMDFQEFEKSTK; this is encoded by the coding sequence ATGAAGAAGATAAAGACGCACATTGCCCTGCTGGCACTACCGTTGCTGGGGCTTGCCTGCAACAAAGCCACCCCACCCAGTGCTTCAGCTGACCAGCGCATTGAGCAGCAGGAGGTTTCTGCAGCTGTTGCTCCAACTCCTGCCGTGGAGGCCAAGGCGGATAAAAAGCCTGAAAAGATTGAGTGGCTAAGTATGGAGCAGGCTGCTGCCCGCATAAAAGAGGAGCCGCGCAAGGTCGTTATCGATGTGTATACCGATTGGTGCGGCTGGTGTAAGAAAATGGATAAGGAAACCTTCACCGACCCAGAGGTGGCAAAGCTGGTAAACGATCATTTCTACGCTGTAAAGCTGGATGCCGAAGGTAAAGAACCCATCACCCTTAATGGGCAAACGTTCCAGTTTAAGCCCGAGTACAAATCGCATGAGCTGGCAGTAGCCCTGCTGAACGGCCAGATGAGTTTCCCGACGACCGTGTACCTGGACGAAAACATGAACATGCTGGCTCCGGTACCTGGTTACCTGGATGCCAAGAACTTCTCAAAGATCCTGCGCTACTTTGGGGAGAACCATCATAAGGAAATGGATTTTCAGGAATTTGAAAAGAGCACGAAGTAA
- a CDS encoding metal-dependent transcriptional regulator, protein MSHSYTEENYIKAIYKLSASGLQEVNTNAIAEALDTKAASVTDMLRKLSGKGIVNYVKYKGVSLTEAGERVALQIIRKHRLWETFLVEKLRFNWDEVHEVAEELEHISSTLLTKRLDEFLGYPKFDPHGDPIPTENGEMKLKKQQLLGDMALGNEGKVVGVSDSQPLFLQFLDKVGIGLGSHIKIIDRILYDNSLEIELDGQKQLLISCEVSKNIYLSA, encoded by the coding sequence ATGAGCCACAGTTACACCGAAGAAAATTACATAAAGGCAATTTACAAGCTCTCAGCGAGTGGCTTGCAGGAGGTGAACACCAACGCCATTGCAGAAGCGCTGGACACCAAAGCCGCCTCCGTGACAGACATGCTCCGGAAGCTGAGCGGCAAGGGTATCGTCAATTATGTAAAGTATAAAGGGGTGTCGCTGACGGAGGCTGGCGAGCGTGTGGCACTGCAAATCATTCGCAAGCACCGCCTCTGGGAAACATTCCTGGTGGAGAAGCTCAGGTTTAACTGGGATGAGGTGCATGAGGTGGCCGAAGAGTTGGAGCACATCTCCTCTACCCTGCTCACCAAACGGCTGGACGAATTCCTGGGCTATCCAAAGTTTGACCCCCACGGCGACCCAATTCCCACAGAGAACGGCGAAATGAAGCTGAAAAAGCAACAGCTGCTCGGTGATATGGCCTTGGGCAACGAAGGCAAAGTTGTCGGGGTAAGCGATTCGCAGCCACTCTTTCTGCAGTTCCTGGATAAGGTCGGCATTGGCCTGGGCTCCCATATTAAAATCATCGACAGGATACTCTACGACAACTCCCTGGAAATAGAGCTGGACGGGCAAAAGCAGCTCCTGATTTCCTGCGAAGTATCAAAAAACATCTACCTATCTGCCTGA